The proteins below are encoded in one region of Apium graveolens cultivar Ventura chromosome 4, ASM990537v1, whole genome shotgun sequence:
- the LOC141717143 gene encoding ethylene-responsive transcription factor ERN1-like: protein MENQFQQQPQKVKISKFKGRNNKNNYGKKYIGVRQRPSGRWVAEIKDTTQKIRMWLGTFETAEEAARAYDEAACLLRGSNTRTNFVTHVSTNSPLASRIRDLKNKRTPEKSRKKVEICTTSSTSSQKTCESTITTSSNSSPVSSGFDSCDGVNEQVQLFDDAYKPDLSHCSGEFDINPQHMRLDFENSGIDMFPLAQEMLEVPNNMNLMPSTDMEFSEFERMKVERQISATLYAMNGVQEYMDTVYDPYEAIWDLPSLCSLLS, encoded by the coding sequence ATGGAAAATCAATTCCAACAGCAACCACAGAAAGTCAAAATTAGCAAGTTCAAGGGAAGAAACAACAAAAACAATTACGGAAAAAAATATATCGGTGTTAGACAAAGGCCTTCTGGAAGATGGGTAGCTGAAATCAAAGACACTACTCAGAAAATAAGGATGTGGCTAGGAACATTTGAAACTGCAGAAGAAGCTGCTCGGGCATACGATGAAGCTGCTTGTCTTCTTCGTGGATCAAATACTCGTACAAATTTCGTCACTCATGTCTCCACTAATTCTCCTCTAGCTTCTCGGATTCGGGATCTTAAAAACAAGAGAACCCCTGAAAAATCCAGGAAAAAAGTTGAAATTTGTACTACTAGTTCTACTAGTAGTCAAAAAACTTGTGAGAGTACTATTACTACAAGCTCTAATAGTAGTCCGGTTAGCAGTGGTTTTGACTCATGTGATGGAGTAAATGAGCAAGTTCAATTGTTTGATGATGCATACAAACCTGATTTGAGCCATTGTAGTGGAGAATTTGATATTAATCCCCAACATATGAGATTGGATTTCGAGAATAGTGGGATTGATATGTTTCCACTAGCTCAAGAAATGTTAGAAGTGCCAAACAACATGAATTTGATGCCTAGCACTGATATGGAGTTCTCGGAATTTGAGAGAATGAAGGTTGAAAGACAGATTTCAGCAACACTTTATGCTATGAATGGTGTTCAAGAGTATATGGACACTGTATATGATCCTTATGAAGCTATTTGGGATCTTCCTTCTTTATGTTCTTTACTATCTTAA